One Antennarius striatus isolate MH-2024 chromosome 17, ASM4005453v1, whole genome shotgun sequence genomic window carries:
- the spmap2 gene encoding sperm microtubule associated protein 2 — translation MTTRTQELARPKHNRLRHPDRRSVYWLDALPPERTGSTTRTVLTPRWLELCRNKTFYPPVTRSPIWGVSGGALRAVASSRLCHLARPRAPAAGWQPDLPLLAPVKAAAQAAVASSRICQLAQPRRRRPPLEDCGPKPKPGPGATMPRKASAHIELLATPKRDHPSYAAARPDCWPTCRAARSHVASQRLLELSGPKERKGLFEGYDPYVISRGARSANPSTRIQQLCRPLARKCSSS, via the exons atgacaaccaggACGCAGGAACTCGCTCGGCCCAAACACAACAGACTCAGACATCCGGACCG TCGGTCTGTTTACTGGTTGGATGCGCTGCCACCAGAGAGGACCGGGTCCACCACCAGAACCg tctTGACCCCCCGCTGGTTGGAGTTGTGTCGAAACAAAACGTTCTACCCCCCAGTCAC gcggtctcccatctgGGGGGTGAGCGGCGGGGCTCTCCGGGCCGTGGCCTCCAGCAGGCTGTGTCACCTCGCCCGGCCCCGGGCCCCTGCAGCCGGTTGGCAGCCGGACCTCCCGCTGCTGGCCccc GTGAAGGCTGCAGCTCAGGCGGCCGTCGCTTCTTCACGGATCTGTCAGCTCGCCcagccgaggaggaggaggccccCCCTGGAGGACTGTGGCCCCAAACCTAAACCGGGACCCGGAGCCACGATGCCCCGGAAAGCCTCAGCACACATCGAGCTGCTCGCTA CCCCCAAACGCGACCACCCCTCTTACGCAGCGGCGCGCCCGGACTGCTGGCCCACCTGCAGGGCCGCCAGGAGCCACGTGGCCAGCCAGAGGCTCCTGGAGCTGTCGGGGCCCAAGGAGAGGAAGGGTCTGTTCGAGGGTTACGACCCCTACGTCATCAGCCGGGGGGCTCGATCCGCCAACCCCTCCACCCGAATCCAGCAGCTGTGCCGGCCTCTGGCGCGTAAATGCAGCTCCAGCTAG
- the LOC137610594 gene encoding phospholipid phosphatase 2-like, translating into MTEQSKKLILIAVDILCVFVAALPSAILTLMFTPYQRGIYCDDKSIRYPYRRDTISHGTMAAVTISCSIIIITTGEAYLVHTKRLHSNSHFNQYLSALYKVVGTFLFGAAVSQSLTDLAKFTIGRPRPNFLAVCAPVSCSGYMLQINCTGNPRNVTESRLSFYSGHSSFGMYCMLFLSLYVQARMQGKWTRLVRPTIQFFLVAFAVYVGYTRVSDYKHHYGDVLIGMLQGMLIAVLTVRYVSDFFKQRPAPCTQPDPTEIENLEHKPSPRHTDRNHYSYPGPV; encoded by the exons ATGACGGAACAAAGCAAGAAGCTGATCCTGATCGCGGTGGATATTCTCTGCGTCTTTGTCG cgGCACTGCCCTCCGCCATCTTGACGCTGATGTTCACCCCCTACCAGAGAGGAATCTACTGCGATGACAAGAGCATCCGGTACCCCTACAGGAGGGACACCATCTCCCACGGAACCATGGCCGCCGTCACCATCTCCTGCTCCATCATCATC atCACCACCGGGGAGGCCTACCTCGTTCACACCAAGCGGCTGCATTCCAACTCCCACTTCAACCAGTACCTGTCGGCGCTCTACAAGGTGGTGGGGACCTTCCTGTTCGGCGCCGCCGTCAGCCAATCGCTGACGGACCTGGCTAAGTTCACCATCGGCCGTCCTCGCCCCAACTTCCTAGCTGTGTGCGCGCCGGTTAGCTGCAGCGGCTACATGCTACAGATCAACTGCACCGGAAACCCCCGCAACGTGACCGAGTCCAG GCTGTCCTTCTACTCCGGACACTCGTCCTTTGGGATGTACTGCATGCTCTTCCTGTCG CTGTACGTTCAGGCCCGGATGCAGGGGAAGTGGACGCGGCTGGTCCGACCCACCATCCAGTTCTTCCTGGTGGCGTTCGCCGTGTACGTGGGCTACACCCGCGTGTCCGACTACAAGCATCACTACGGCGACGTGCTGATAGGGATGCTGCAGGGGATGCTCATCGCCGTGCTCACC GTCCGCTACGTGTCCGACTTCTTCAAGCAGCGTCCGGCGCCGTGCACGCAACCGGATCCGACCGAGATCGAAAACCTGGAGCACAAACCGAGCCCCCGGCACACCGACAGGAACCACTACAGCTACCCTGGTCCAGTCTGA
- the LOC137610767 gene encoding SH2 domain-containing adapter protein F-like produces the protein MAKWLKDYLNFGTRRDPPQPPRPDYSESDILRAYRAQKELDFEDPYQHSDKEHQNGGFGSCSATVSLPSFPAFGSVLPNGVEVKVVSPKHRLIKVDSQEFGRCKVPLSPVTIQEEPVVPSAPAVLDGDTDYSDPFDVRPGPRGRPTWENPPAPADCCSYMEPFEAQRIISELQHSMMTNRSGSGDGGQLYDNPYEERTRHQRGAPPAETLPQRGEGGSIDGRESKLPQDDERPADEYDQPWEWKKDNISKALAVQFEGAERERSRAQTEQTRLAKAAGGASTSADPTALRLAGDTPPLLGERVDPSVPLEKQVWYHGSLSRSEAETLLTLCKESSYLVRKSQTCRNDFSLSLRSCKGFMHMKFTQAADGRFVLGENSPPFSSIPEVIHYYTTHRLPIRGAEHMSLLYPVIVQTL, from the exons ATGGCAAAGTGGCTGAAGGACTACCTGAATTTTGGCACCAGGCGCGACCCTCCTCAGCCCCCCAGGCCAGATTACAGTGAGAGCGACATCCTGAGGGCCTACCGGGCTCAGAAGGAGCTGGACTTCGAGGATCCGTACCAACATTCTGATAAGGAGCATCAGAATGGTGGATTCGGCTCCTGCAGCGCCACAGTGAGCCTCCCCTCGTTCCCCGCGTTTGGGTCGGTGCTGCCTAACGGCGTGGAG GTGAAGGTGGTGTCACCAAAGCACCGGCTAATTAAAGTCGACTCTCAGGAGTTTGGACGCTGTAAAGTTCCTCTGAGTCCCGTGACGATTCAAGAAGAACCT GTCGTTCCCTCCGCCCCGGCGGTGCTGGACGGCGACACCGACTACTCTGACCCGTTTGATGTGCGTCCGGGCCCCAGAGGCAGACCCACCTGGGAGAACCCGCCGGCGCCGGCCGACTGCTGCAGCTACATGGAGCCCTTTGAGGCTCAGAGGATCATCTCAG AGCTGCAACACAGCATGATGACCAACCGGTCTGGGAGCGGAGACGGCGGCCAGCTGTACGACAACCCGTATGAGGAGAGGACGCGTCACCAGCGAGGGGCTCCGCCGGCAGAAACGCTgcctcagaggggggagggcgGATCGATCGACGGCAGGGAGAGCAAGCTGCCCCAGGACGACGAGAGGCCGGCCGACGAATACGACCAGCCCTGGGAGTGGAAGAAGGACAACATCTCTAAAGCTCTAGCGG TTCAGTTCGAGGGGGCGGAAAGGGAGCGATCCAGAGCTCAAACGGAGCAGACCAGGCTCGCCAAAGCTGCAGGAGGGGCGTCGACCTCCGCCGACCCCACCGCGCTCCGTCTGGCCGGAGACACGCCTCCTCTCCTGGGGGAGCGAGTGGATCCGTCTGTGCCGCTGGAGAAACAAGT GTGGTACCACGGGTCCCTGAGCCGCTCGGAGGCAGAGACGCTCCTGACGCTCTGCAAAGAGAGTTCCTACCTGGTGAGGAAGAGCCAGACCTGCAGGAACGacttctccctctccctcag gagcTGTAAGGGCTTCATGCACATGAAGTTCACCCAGGCGGCAGACGGGCGCTTCGTGCTGGGGGAGAACAGCCCTCCCTTCTCCAGCATCCCCGAGGTCATCCACTACTACACCACCCACCGGCTGCCCATCCGGGGGGCCGAGCACATGTCCCTGCTGTATCCCGTCATCGTGCAGACCCTCTGA
- the LOC137611316 gene encoding cocaine- and amphetamine-regulated transcript protein-like, whose product MLRVRALLLAATCCCAYLWLVRADDSSLETRSSDFTLKSQQEKDLIDALQEVLEKLRSKEMPLEKKLGWLPSCDAGEPCAVRKGARIGTLCSCPRGTSCNFYVLKCL is encoded by the exons ATGCTCCGCGTCAGAGCTCTCCTCCTCGCGGCCACCTGCTGCTGCGCGTACCTGTGGCTCGTACGCGCGGACGACTCCTCTCTGGAGACGCGCTCGTCGGACTTCACCCTGAAATCTCAACAGGAGAAAGATCTG ATTGACGCGTTGCAAGAAGTTCTGGAGAAGCTGAGGAGCAAAGAGATGCCCTTAGAGAAAAAGCTTGGCTGGCTGCCTTCG TGTGACGCTGGGGAGCCGTGCGCCGTGCGTAAAGGTGCGCGTATTGGAACGCTGTGCAGCTGTCCCCGAGGAACTTCCTGCAACTTTTACGTccttaaatgtttgtga
- the yju2 gene encoding splicing factor YJU2 produces the protein MSERKVLNKYYPPDFDPSKIPKLKLPKDRQYVVRLMAPFNMRCKTCGEYIYKGKKFNARKETVQNELYMGLPIFRFYIKCTRCLAEITFKTDPENTDYAMEHGATRNFQAEKLIEEEEKRIQQEREDEELNNPMKVLENRTKDSKMEMEVLENLQELKELNQRQAQVDFEGMIDRYRELERVEKEREKEEDERETKEMLDRALVKRLRDSDSEEEKEECSSSKSTMFSTEKPTDILAADSPAETQGTSAAGPKRTKVESWERSVGTLGGGRALGSLVVRKKPTANGNKSTTAMTAGSTSQTASKAPTADSASKAVTTQNGSSSLSLLGAYSDSDGSSSE, from the exons ATGTCTGAAAGAAAAGTACTTAAT AAATACTACCCTCCGGATTTCGATCCATCCAAAATCCCAAAGCTAAAGCTCCCGAAGGATCGTCAGTATGTTGTTAGACTGATGGCTCCGTTCAACATGAG GTGTAAAACGTGTGGTGAGTACATCTACAAGGGGAAGAAGTTCAACGCCCGCAAAGAGACCGTTCAGAACGAGCTGTACATGGGTTTACCCATCTTCCGTTTCTACATCAAATGCACTCGGTGTTTGGCTGAGATCACATTTAAG ACTGACCCAGAAAACACAGACTACGCTATGGAACACGGTGCAACAAGAAACTTCCAGGCGGAGAAGCTtattgaggaggaggagaagagaatCCAGCAGGAGAGGGAGGACGAGGAGCTGAACAATCCCATGAAG GTGTTGGAGAACCGCACAAAGGATTCcaagatggagatggaggttCTGGAGAATCtccaggagctgaaggagctgaatCAGAGGCAGGCCCAGGTGGACTTTGAGGGGATGATCGATCGGTACAGAGAGCTGGAGAGGgtggagaaggaaagagagaaagaagaggatgagCGCGAGACAAA AGAGATGTTGGATCGCGCTCTCGTGAAAAGACTCAGAGACTCTGACtcggaggaggagaaggaggaatgcAGCAGCTCCAAGTCGACGATGTTcagcacagaaaaaccaacGGACATCCTCGCTGCTGATTCAcctgcagagacacag GGAACCTCAGCTGCAGGACCAAAGAGGACCAAAGTGGAGAGCTGGGAAAGGAGCGTGGGGACGCTGGGTGGGGGTCGGGCTCTGGGGTCTCTGGTCGTACGAAAGAAACCAACAGCAAATGGCAACAAATCGACCACAGCAATGACAGCTGGGTCCACGTCACAAACAG CTTCCAAGGCGCCTACTGCTGACTCTGCCTCTAAAGCAGTCACCACACAAAACGGTTCATCGTCCCTAAGCCTTCTAGGGGCGTATTCGGACAGCGACGGCAGCAGCAGTGAATGA
- the LOC137611283 gene encoding microtubule-associated protein 1S-like — protein sequence MASSRVPGREVQEELRRPTTADLDSCLHKHSLLIIIGRTAQSGQTRLISGEIERGIRSWDVSLKSCNLNVFLREFLSHHTASFKGAESPVSMRASSTLHPSIHPSIHPSPVCFCLSFSFYSVFLSASSGQKCLRHGTRVLDTQVLISPSQDQARSEVSALLSRDSVFKLLVLAGQSVEESGELLFDRGLFSPQHLKQILTEEFLDREFSDSSSQFDLTVRCPDTDHWRATLLGNQPPQGPIALHINPQEVLPAMEALGEFTSLISGTVSPPSPFDLLPPPTTVGFLKLSRPCCYVFPAGRGDCAFFAVSGFTVLIDGGSDSQACFWKLVRHLDRVDAVLLTHIGTENLPGVNAFLERKVAELELSSGIKNDGSKRLISPELGVVFFNAPSRLQMETQPCVDGVMKSTSQAALTLQLLKKLDITPQPLFRPQGVPIEPLTLFQKMGVGQLDLYVLNPGKNSQEYQTFMQNWPDGASSASKTQPLPLPVLTSVSALLVWHPACPQEKVVRVLFPGVTPQAKLLQGLEKLKGLAFLQKPTVTTGDLERMGEEKKSRRTDSQDSGRSHVKEGKDKGKVINGVGTRIKEVGVKQKASSERNLPKTGGKKEEKRDALLPKPKNENKVKLKKEAKNDSKTGMTKTRKPSGKEATNDKKVNMELPKGNSPKPDAGTMSESVGSKQQNQNTSKDPSGSKMSTPEDMTADFLRLQEETMVMAETTNEAKGSKDTKNKVADAQREDAEGVKATTGKDSSDQEMQNIALTAGGKVDPSLNVPRPVKVVGFPCPLSRTPTTKHSVQLDLTPTEFTLLDGALRSSPPSRSSPDNQAPASLDEETVEPDSPDSRPNSAGHTPYCLSPDDVWCNKATLSRLQAHTGSLESSDASQTNGSSKQSDDQPCQPRNTQESHGSTREKHLSFLSLGTFKEGSSDPSPSLATTTTTHSLPAEVSSPQSTEVDESLSMSLEQGPSTTSQREGDDSLHHSNSNGGHIIGMSLPIRKPLRSSGQSSEMWRPPAPNTLHFEALNHDVDLCLVSPCEFKHFKPTDSGSGASESFVSQHHHNNNAKDASPSESYPRVCMEDCPSTTADGALDSEDESCSEPSNSPHDFCTGQGLPRDPLPIPARDSPPLPPHPDTAMPVPQSDSDNHGKRVKTAGMQGKKSSAVAEASQRSGSGKTKMGKGSVSATRTPSFNARSVPTKSPHQGSKPSPAGEVGVYVDLAYVPSGAASPTVDADFFKCIRSSCYIISGQSPEREELLRHTLDALLDSKKSWPDAIQVTVIPTFESTPMQEWYQQTLDRQKELGISVLGSNSTVAMQDETFPACKIEF from the exons ATGGCGTCCAGCCGGGTCCCGGGGAGGGAGGTCCAGGAGGAGCTGAGACGACCCACGACCGCAGACCTCGACTCCTGCCTCCACAAACACTCTCTGCTCATCATCATCGGACGGACCGCTCAGTCCGGACAGACGCGTCTCATCAGCGGGGAGATTGAACGAG GGATACGCTCATGGGATGTCAGCTTAAAGTCCTGTAACCTAAACGTCTTTCTCCGAGAGTTCCTCTCCCATCACACGGCATCTTTTAAGGGTGCAG AAAGCcctgtctccatg aGAGCTTCCTccaccctccatccatccatccatccatccatccatccatcccccgTTTGCTTCTGCCTGTCCTTCTCTTtctattctgtttttctttctgcctcTTCAGGGCAGAAGTGTCTTCGCCACGGTACCAGAgtgttggacactcaggtgCTGATCAGTCCGTCTCAGGATCAGGCCCGTTCAGAG GTCTCGGCGCTGCTGTCCAGAGACTCTGTGTTTAAGCTCCTGGTCTTGGCCGGTCAGAGTGTGGAGGAGAGCGGAGAGCTTCTGTTCGACAGGGGGCTGTTCTCGCCTCAACACCTGAAGCAAATACTGACGGAGGAG TTCTTAGATCGAGAGTTTTCAGATTCCTCCTCCCAATTCGATCTCACCGTCCGCTGTCCCGACACCGACCACTGGAGGGCGACGCTGTTGGGGAACCAGCCTCCACAGGGTCCCATCGCCCTGCACATCAACCCCCAAGAGGTGCTGCCAGCCATGGAGGCCCTGGGGGAGTTCACCTCCCTGATCTCGGGCACCGTTTCCCCTCCGTCTCCGTTTGACTTGCTGCCCCCGCCCACCACCGTGGGCTTCCTGAAGCTGTCCCGCCCCTGCTGCTACGTCTTCCCTGCTGGCCGTGGCGACTGTGCCTTCTTTGCTGTCAGCGGTTTCACGGTGCTGATCGACGGTGGCTCGGACTCTCAGGCTTGTTTCTGGAAGCTGGTCCGCCACCTGGACCGGGTAGACGCGGTTCTGCTGACTCACATCGGGACCGAGAACCTCCCCGGGGTCAATGCCTTTCTAGAGAGGAAAGTAGCAGAGCTGGAATTGAGCTCTGGCATCAAAA ACGACGGGTCGAAGAGGCTCATCTCCCCAGAGCTCGGCGTTGTGTTCTTTAACGCCCCCAGCAGGTTGCAGATGGAAACGCAACCTT GTGTTGACGGCGTGATGAAGAGTACAAGCCAGGCAGCCCTGACTCTGCAGTTATTAAAGAAGTTAGATATTACACCGCAGCCATTGTTTCGACCGCAGGGGGTCCCTATCGAACCTCTGACCCTGTTCCAGAAGATGGGCGTGGGACAGCTGGATTTATACGTCCTCAACCCCGGCAAGAACAGCCAGGAGTATCAAACATTCATGCAAAACTGGCCTGATGGGGCATCATCAGCATCCAAAACCcaacccctccctctccctgtgCTGACCTCGGTGTCCGCCCTGCTCGTCTGGCACCCGGCGTGCCCCCAGGAGAAGGTGGTCAGGGTTCTTTTCCCGGGTGTCACCCCACAGGCGAAGCTGCTGCAGGggctggagaagctgaaagGACTGGCCTTCCTGCAGAAACCCACGGTGACCACCGGGGACCTGGAGAGGatgggggaggaaaaaaagagcagaagGACAGACAGCCAGGACAGCGGGAGGTCTCACGTAAAAGAAGGGAAGGACAAAGGAAAAGTCATAAACGGAGTCGGTACCAGAATTAAAGAGGTTGGTGTGAAGCAGAAAGCGTCATCAGAGAGGAACCTTCCAAAGACGGgaggaaagaaggaggaaaaaagggaTGCTCTACTTCCCAAAccaaagaatgaaaacaaagttaaactgaaaaaagaagCTAAAAATGACTCCAAAACTGgaatgacaaaaacaagaaagcCATCAGGAAAGGAGGCAACAAATGACAAGAAGGTGAACATGGAATTGCCAAAGGGCAACTCCCCGAAACCCGATGCTGGGACGATGTCAGAGAGTGTTGGTTCCAAACAGCAGAATCAAAACACATCCAAGGACCCTAGTGGCTCCAAAATGTCCACACCGGAGGACATGACAGCTGATTTTCTcaggcttcaggaggaaacTATGGTGATGGCGGAAACCACAAATGAAGCAAAGGGAAGCAAAGACACGAAAAACAAAGTTGCTGATGCCCAACGGGAAGATGCGGAAGGTGTCAAGGCAACAACGGGCAAAGACAGCAGTGATCAAGAAATGCAAAACATTGCTTTGACTGCTGGAGGGAAAGTAGACCCGTctctaaatgttcccagaccGGTAAAAGTTGTGGGGTTTCCCTGTCCCTTAAGCAGGACTCCGACCACTAAGCATTCGGTCCAGCTCGACTTAACCCCGACTGAATTCACCCTCCTGGACGGAGCTTTGAGGAGCAGCCCTCCTTCAAGATCCTCTCCAGACAACCAGGCCCCAGCTAGCCTTGATGAGGAGACCGTAGAGCCCGACTCTCCTGATTCGCGTCCCAACAGCGCCGGCCACACCCCTTACTGTCTGTCTCCAGATGACGTTTGGTGCAACAAGGCCACTCTCAGCAGGTTACAGGCCCATACGGGCAGCTTGGAATCATCTGACGCCAGCCAGACAAACGGATCGTCCAAGCAAAGCGACGACCAGCCGTGCCAACCCAGAAACACTCAAGAGAGCCACGGAAGCACCAGAGAGAAGCACCTCAGCTTCCTCTCTCTGGGAACATTTAAAGAAGGGTCTTCAGACCCGTCTCCGTCActcgccaccaccaccaccacacactcCTTGCCAGCAGAGGTGAGTTCACCTCAGTCAACAGAAGTGGACGAGTCCCTGTCCATGTCCTTAGAGCAGGGACCGTCCACTACGAGCCAAAGAGAAGGGGATGACAGTCTACATCACTCCAACTCCAACGGGGGTCACATTATAGGGATGTCTTTACCAATCAGGAAGCCCCTGAGATCTTCGGGACAGTCTTCCGAAATGTGGCGACCTCCGGCTCCCAACACACTTCATTTTGAGGCGTTGAACCATGACGTGGATCTTTGTCTGGTCTCTCCGTGCGAGTTCAAGCATTTCAAGCCGACAGACTCTGGTTCAGGTGCAAGCGAGTCCTTTGTTTCGCAGCATCACCACAACAACAACGCAAAGGATGCATCACCCAGCGAGTCCTATCCACGTGTGTGCATGGAAGACTGCCCATCCACAACAGCGGACGGAGCTCTGGACTCCGAAGACGAGTCCTGCAGTGAGCCGTCTAACTCCCCCCACGACTTCTGCACTGGGCAAGGTTTGCCCCGGGACCCTCTCCCGATCCCAGCCAGGGACAGTCCGCCCCTGCCTCCACATCCGGACACAGCCATGCCCGTTCCTCAGTCTGACTCTGACAATCACGGGAAGAGGGTCAAAACCGCCGGGATGCAAGGGAAGAAGTCTTCAGCG GTAGCTGAAGCCTCCCAGAGATCCGGCTCAGGGAAGACCAAGATGGGGAAGGGGAGCGTATCTGCAACTCGGACACCTTCCTTCAACGCTCGCTCAGTGCCAACAAAATCTCCCCATCAAG GATCCAAGCCTTCCCCGGCCGGGGAGGTTGGCGTCTACGTTGACCTGGCCTATGTTCCTTCCGGAGCCGCCTCTCCGACAGTTGACGCGGACTTCTTCAAATGCATTCGCTCCTCGTGTTACATCATCAGCGGCCAGAGTCCCGAGAGAGAGGAACTCCTGAGGCACACACTGGACGCGCTGCTGGACAGCAAGAAATCCTGGCCGGACGCGATACAG GTGACGGTGATTCCCACTTTTGAATCGACGCCGATGCAGGAGTGGTACCAGCAGACGCTGGACCGACAGAAGGAGCTGGGCATCAGCGTGCTGGGCTCCAACAGCACCGTCGCCATGCAGGACGAGACCTTCCCCGCCTGCAAGATAGAGTTTTAA